The nucleotide sequence NNNNNNNNNNNNNNNNNNNNNNNNNNNNNNNNNNNNNNNNNNNNNNNNNNNNNNNNNNNNNNNNNNNNNNNNNNNNNNNNNNNNNNNNNNNNNNNNNNNNNNNNNNNNNNNNNNNNNNNNNNNNNNNNNNNNNNNNNNNNNNNNNNNNNNNNNNNNNNNNNNNNNNNNNNNNNNNNNNNNNNNNNNNNNNNNNNNNNNNNNNNNNNNNNNNNNNNNNNNNNNNNNNNNNNNNNNNNNNNNNNNNNNNNNNNNNNNNNNNNNNNNNNNNNNNNNNNNNNNNNNNNNNNNNNNNNNNNNNNNNNNNNNNNNNNNNNNNNNNNNNNNNNNNNNNNNNNNNNNNNNNNNNNNNNNNNNNNNNNNNNNNNNNNNNNNNNNNNNNNNNNNNNNNNNNNNNNNNNNNNNNNNNNNNNNNNNNNNNNNNNNNNNNNNNNNNNNNNNNNNNNNNNNNNNNNNNNNNNNNNNNNNNNNNNNNNNNNNNNNTTCTCCCTGCGAGCTCAGCTGGACCAGAGCCCTTTAGAGGTTCGGTCCAATCCAGCGCTGAGGCTGTTGGACCCGCCGCTGTGCTGGTGCCGGGTTCACTGAGCCCAGAAACCCGTTGCTAGGGGCAACCCATccctcttctcttctcttcctccaTCTGAGAACCAGAACCGGCAACGCAGACAGGAactcaccagaaccagaagacggCATCATGTTCCCGGATCTCTGGACTTCATCAAACCTGCTGAAGATGACGTTCaacctgaggaagaggagcgagACGGATCAGATCGATCGCGTCTCTCTCCTAATGGCGACGACCATCATGGAGCAGAATGAAGACGATTCATCATTTAAACTAGTTTACGAAGAAATATCTGAATGCAGCATAACTTAACCCTAATCCTGCCATTCATCtattaaatgcaaaacacacctttaagatttttatcatttttctttgtgttgttttgccTCATAAAAGCCAAAAAATGCTGAACTTTCAGAATCAAACCTGGTGAACTTTTGGGTCCTGAAGCAGCTTGAAAATAAGTAAAGATTMTGAAAATCTAAAGATGAAAACCAGAAACTAAACGGCATAAGATAAAAACCATTCTTTATGGCTGCTGCAGTGCGCATCGACCCCACCAGGGGGAGCCCCGGCCTCAGAGCAGGCCATAGAGCGGACCGGACCAGATGGCGACCCGGCCGGCGGCCTTCCGTACCGTGACTGGGGAAGGCCCTTCTTGCTGAGGTCCAGCCTCACCCGCTCCCCAACATGGCGGTAGATCTCCACCAGGCAGCTCATGGCGCCGTCCCGGACCTGCAGAACCAGAGATCGGGTCAGAATCAGAGTTCTGGACCTGAGACAGAACCAGGATCCACTGGATCCCACTCTTTGGTCTGCTGCTGCCAAGCATCGAACCAAAACTTCCTGATGGAGGAGAGTAACGGAAACACCTGCGCTCCATCAGGTTCGCTGTTTCCACGGTAACAAATTCACAAAGTAACTTCCTGTGGTCAGAAgctgaggatgatgaagaaAYGAGTGATTAGAAACATATCAAACATCACATTATGAAGAAGGATGCCCCACATTCATGTAGCTTAGCATATATGGAAAGGAAACCGGTTAGCATCTGGTCTTCTGTACGTTTGTAAGGCTGCAAACGCCATTTATGATGTCAtcataaatcatgtggtgtgaattcaagCTATCTGATGATGTCAGTGATGATGTCAGTGATGATGTCACCTGGGCCGTGGGGTCCCCCAGCAGGCTGCAGATGTGCGGGACGATCTTGCTCAGCGTCAGGCCTTGGGCTCCGGACCTGGAACAGAAACAAGTTGGGCCTGGTGCGTTCCTCAggttgtggttctggttctggttctggttctgctcacgTGTTCAGCGTGGCGATGAGACATAGGCACACTCCCTCTCTGGTCCGGTTGTTCTTATGCTTGAAGCCTCCCAGCATCCGGTCCCAGACGtactagaaccagaaccacaggtCAGCACTGaactccagcagaaccagcagaaccagacacAGACGGGTCTGTTAGGGCTCGGTTCTGTTAGGGCTCGGTTCTGTTAGGGCTCCATTCTTGCTATGTCatggcttcctctttctctctaaCCTAACTTCCTGTCATCAATCCATCAGAACCAAACTGGGTTCAAAGGTTCTGAGAAGTTTATTAGAACTTTTCTCCAGATTCAATTCCCAGTTTAACCAGAACAGCCGTCCAACAGAACCGCTCCCTGTCCGGACSCATCCGGGCTGGTGCCGGCAGGGGGAACCGGACCGGGTCTGGACTACCTGAGGKGAGGCGGCCTGCTCCATGATcttcagcagcagaacctggtCCTGCTCCCTCACCTGGTCCCTGGCGTCTCCCAGCCGGTCCATCAGGCTCGGCAGAACTGGAACAGAAGCAGAACTGGCTAGACACGGGTCAGAACCAACAGCGGCGCCGCAGCAGAGAGACTCACCCGTTCCGATGTGGGTTCTGAACCGGTCCTGGAGCCGGGTCACCAGAGCCGACAGGAGGTCCAGCCCCAGCAGGTTCACCTGCAGAACAGACAGAacacagaaccgggtcagataattatattaataatgcatattttattagaGCAAGCCTTTGGATCARGAGTTTAAAGCTCCTGATCCAGTCACGAACTGGGCCGGGCCGCCCCAGCTGCTCCAGCCGGGTCCAGTTACAGTCCCAGAATGACTGATCCCAGCATCATCCCAGTATCATGGAGCAGTGGCTCATATCAGAGACCAGAGTGGCTTCAGGGCCGCAGAGACGCACCGATGGGAACGTTTGGGCCGAAACCGATATATGTGCATCACTGTCACTGGTTCTAGTTAGCAGCCGTAGTTAGCAGTTCTAGTTAGCAGCCGTAGTTAGCAGTTCTAGCTAGCAGTTCTAGTTAGCAGCCGTAGTTAGCAGTTCTAGCTAGCAGCCGTAGTTAGCAGTTCTAGCTAGCAGTTCTAGTTAGCAGCCGTAGTTAGCAGTTCTAGCTAGCAGTTCTAGTTAGCAGCCGTAGTTAGCAGTTCTAGCTAGCGGCCGTAGTTAGCGGTAGCTGCAACCATGAATATGTAGACAGCTCACTGGCCGCTGAGTCCTACGTTAAGTCGCCGCCATCTTGAATGTGGCAGTAGAGCGATGGGCGCTCCATACTTCATGTCCTGCTTGGAAttgtttcaatcattttaaagtACAAACTGGATGGGCTGGCATTACCTTTCAcaggtaaaaatgaaaataactattttacMAACATAATTTCTTGATTTTGCGGCCAGACACCCTAACCCTATTTCCCATGTAACTAAATTGGTTTGAAGTAActattctgttattttcttaGCTAACTTTTTTCATATGTGCCTTTTTTCTAATGAGTTACCTCCCAGTKCCCTGAGGTTCTCCTCCCAGAGAAACCAGCACTGGGGGATCACAGCCATGTTTCACATGGTCAGTGTTCAGCTATGGAGATGCTACCAGTCTGTGCCCCAATATGCTGAAATAGGTTTTTCTGAATGTGGAGGAGGGATGAATTTTCTATTACACTGTCAGATAATTTCACTTCTAACTTCACGTTATCCTGTATACCAGGACAGTCACTGGGCTGCTCCCAGCTGGACCAGCAGGCTGAACCTGTctgtgttcccagtataatataaataaatctggatttatttaggGTAGGGTTAGGACCCTATTGTACACTTTTTTCATTcgctttttgcatatttttaagtgaaatatctcaatctgaagcATTAGGGTATTAAGCGagtttatataataaaaataattgagtCCGTTAGATTTTTTTCGTCTTTGCTGTTCATAGCACAATTGACATATTATACTGTataaaatgtagcaaaactttataaataatgctTGACAATGGCTGATTTATCAGTTTATTatctttacaataaaatacatataaattaaGAGGAAATTGcgttttttttcatatcttgAAAAGCTAAGTGCTCACTGAATTATGTAattgtgtaaatatgtttagaAATACATCTGTGAATATAAMAACGATCAGAATCAGTCAAACATTGTGCTCTTCATtcaaaaagaccaaaacaattaaatattcacatcaaaaaggtagaaaaagtGCTTTCTTTGATTCCTTGATATATCAGTGTTTGTGAGTCTTTCACCAACTTCAACACTTTGTAGAACGGCGCTTTGGAAGTTTGTCCATTTGATTATATTAGCTTACTGGCAGATACGCcccattcaatatggcggacgccaTGACGTATCGCAGCAACAAGCCGACACGGCTACATTTCACGGCTGCAGCCGCCTACAGTCAGAGCGCCTTCGGGCGACCAAACATCTGCCTGACGGAAAAGCCACTGGTGAAAAATAAACGACATAAAATATGAGATTAAAAATGGCTGCTGCTACATCTAAGGCCGACCACGTTTCACTTTAGATACGAAACATTTTAGGTTTGTGTGGAAATGGRCTGGAAGACAGAGATCAGAGGAACCGCTTCAGAACCAGGCCGAGCCCAGAACCAGGTCCAAAATGAAACGGCAGAGTGAACAGCAGCCTGAGCCTCTAAGCAAAGACTGTGCCGGTTCATTCTGGTTTCTATAGCGGCCCTCCCTCAGAGACCAGAACCCGATCGGATCCGCTCGAACAGAGGCGGAGTGTCTCCGCTGTGTCCTACAGGCAGAGACGCAGCTCGTCAGAGGGGAACCACGGGACGGCCGTGACGCCAGCCGGGCCGCTCCGAGGCCCGCTCGCCTCAGGGTGAGCACTAAAAACAGAAACCGGAACCAAACCGGGTTCTGGAGAGTCAGCTGAGcctcagcagcagagcagcGTGACGAGACGCCGTGTTGAGGAAGGCGGCCTGTCTTCACCCTGCTGCAgctcccagcatgcactgctgTCCACACAGACACCTGCTGTCAATGGGCTCTTTGCACGGCAGCTTCAGCGTTTGGAGAGAAGCGGCTCCGTCGTTTCCGGTCTGTTGAAAATGTCAACACTAGGAGCTGCAGGGCTTTTTCCAAAATAACAGTTAGTGACGACATCGATCCGAAGCTCCAACAAGGAAGGTTAGGATGTAGCCTTGTTAGACGTTCACTGATACCAAGGTGAGCTTTACTTTCTTTAAGCTTTGTGGCTAACATTAACTTTAGCTTATGCTAGCAGGTAATattctcagacattttcattgtaaaaatgttttaaaaatctaaacctTTTAATCCATTCTAACGGACaatgttttcatcttattttgtAAAGTGTCAGAGGCTAACGGGgaggttccggttccggttccggttcggGCTTTTAGCTTCTGAAGCCTGACGGAGCTAAAAGCCTCTTAgctcaacagcagcagctctggagtCAGATCTGGTTCAGCTGTTCAGGctcaaagctgctgcttttagaaacaTATGACCGTGTTGCTTAATGTCTCCGTGTTACTTCGTTTTATGTTCAGAGCTCAGACAGGACGGTGCTTACAGCAGGATGTGCAGGCGGATCAGTGGCTCGGCTCTCTGGTTCCCATAAACTCTCTGCttcaggctgaatacagaagtgaCTCCATGGAAATTAATATTACAGATCTAGAGCTTTAGATCTAGATCCRCCTTTCTCCATCTGGAACCATCAACTGGATTAAAACCAgattattcaaaagaaaagctgcagatatcGGTGGAATAAAACTCCAGGAATATTATCTGACCTCAggaagctgaagctgctgctgttcacttGATTATTTTGAACGGCTCTATGCGGTAGGAATCGGCTCAATGCGGTAGGAATCGGCTCNNNNNNNNNNNNNNNNNNNNNNNNNNNNNNNNNNNNNNNNNNNNNNNNNNNNNNNNNNNNNNNNNNNNNNNNNNNNNNNNNNNNNNNNNNNNNNNNNNNNNNNNNNNNNNNNNNNNNNNNNNNNNNNNNNNNNNNNNNNNNNNNNNNNNNNNNNNNNNNNNNNNNNNNNNNNNNNNNNNNNNNNNNNNNNNNNNNNNNNNNNNNNNNNNNNNNNNNNNNNTGCGGTAGGAATCGGCTCAATGCGGTAGGAATCGGCTCTATGCGGTAGGAATCGGCTCAATGCGGTAGGAATCGACTCAGTCAGCcagaactgttctttgttttcatcacttAGGTAATGAATGATGCTCTGCTTTCAGGTCAACAGctactgttatttttatttaatggcgcataaaatgatgttttgtttctgtcaaagcaaatcaaatctatttttcttcAATTGTGCTTCTAAATCACAAATAGGCCAAAATGTTATTAAAGCACATTACACCTGGCAGTAAAgaacaatttcttttatttccatgtgtCTGACATCATTGGAAAGCTTTGACACTTTCAGAATCTATAAATAGACGTGTTCATGGCTGACATTTACCAAACAGCAGCACTTCATTAGGAAGAACTAAGAAAACTACACCACAGTTAAGagaataacattttcatttcaggttggATCATATATTGAGATGTAATATTTCAGCCAGAgatcaggctgacctctgacctgagcctccagagccacataaagacggcTCCAAAGTGGGCCTTCTAccagctgcagaacatttctaATGTCTCAgatcagagaaactcatccaggcgTTTAGAGACGAGACTTTAAACTACTGCTGGTAGTTTATAATCACTGACCAGTATAGGCCTGTCACagtaacaaattttgctggccGATTAATTGCctcaaaaattattgcaataaacgataatattgtttgaagACCATTTTAAAYTGATGTAATGGCAGCCCAAAGATCCCTTATGATGAGTAATAACTTTGGATCAGGCGTTCCCTCGCCCCGGGTCACCGGGTCACCACTCTGGAGCcgggcctggaggtggggcacggtggccgggcttttacccacggagcccggagaggagacgtgggtcccccttccgatgggctcaccacctgtcggaggggccaaagggtcGGGTGCAGTGTGTTACGGGCGGCAGctgagggaggggaccctggcggtctgatcctcggctgcaggaGCTGGacgaagtggctggggagggaagtctgggcctcccttctgaagctgctgcccccatgACCCgacccggataagcggcagaaattGGATGgcaatgacataataatgcaagagaTGTCCTGCCAaaatagatgcactttattttccaaagaaaacgAAACACTGCAACTGGTGAACTAAATAAActaccaaaaataaaacggaCTCTCAGCCTGTTAACAAAAAATGAACCtggataaaaactaaacatgaaaccagagtggaaataaaaccaacatcCAACCAAAAGAGTCCGGATCATGAAGTCTGTCTGCAACAACCATTATATTGAGATGGAGAACATGGACATGGACCACCTGATCCAATAGCTCCCTCCCTCCGACCTGCAGCCCAGCTCACTGCTTTGCCCCGATTTTCCCCTCAGGACAATCCTGGAAGGTCCAACGATCATCCTGTGGTGTTCCGACCGATCGGGTCCAGAACCGCTCCGACCCAAATCAGCCATATTCAGCATGTTGGATCGTCTTGGCCAGTTTATCGCTGCAGCCTgtgggttttccccgactgggagcgagaaggcagcctgttgaatgtgacaggcagccaatcagagaRCGCGGATTCCCCTCCGCCTTTCTGAAGGGAAAacacggaggggaatcccaaacggCTGACACGGAGCAGYGGACGTCGGAGATGATGAGTGGAAACAACATTACCGATCAAACCCGGCATGCTTACGGTTTGTTGTCYGCTAGCGTCTCAGGTTTTAAAACGGGCCGGCGATCGGCCGACRGTTCTAGGATGATGCAATGTGAGCCGAGCGTGAAGGAAACGAGGAGGGGAGCCGGTGGAGAGCACCGAGTTCAGCCTGTCGTCATTCAGCGTCAACaggaaaaggcaggaagagacgaccaattaaaatgaggtcgataatTTTCATTTGTCGTGCgattcattgatttattgttcatcgcgacaggcctagtgACCAGATCAAAGATCTGCTGCATCAACTTCAGAcctctcaggttctggttctggaggcagagcagaaccagaaccaaacatggagcagcagcattcagcttctatgcaacaaaatctggaacaaacttccaaaaaactGCCAACCAGCTGAAACCCTGAGTTGCCTTCAGGCTAAACCAGCTGGTTGGAGTTAATTGGTAAGTGGAATGTTGATTATTATGGTCTGGATTGGAGCAGCTTGATTTCAGGCTGCtctgcagagacagacaggaggacagaaGGACGGTTGGACAGCAAAGTCACGTTCCTGTGGTGCYGATTCAGACGTTCCCAgcattcttcttctgtggtgtcATGGCGGCTCATCGTGACAGAGAAGCTGCTCGGCtggttgctgcagcagcagctgttaccatagcaacataATAAGCTGCTATGATgggatgttttttcttccaggtGGCGGCTCTAACAGGTTCTGACCCGATCAGAGGGCTTTGGAGcgcagggggcggggcttactGCTGCCTCCGCTGTGATTTCCTGACTGGGAGACCAGAGAGACCAATGAAAACACTGGATCTACTGGATCCAGCCGCTGGTTGGTTCTGCTTTATAGCTGCTGGTTTACTGGGAAGACTGGGAGCTGCACagcaggaggaaccagaaccagaacctccttCAGTTTCCTGAGGTTTAATTCAGCTGGCCAGTCGTCTGCTTCACGGAACCCAGTAGAACCCAGTAGAACCCAGTAGAACCCAGTTGGCTCCATCAGGGTGMCCCCCCACTGGTGCTGCCAACTGATTAGTAAATGTAATCTGATTACTCTGAGTAATCAGGATGGATCGCTGCCAGCTGTTCTGGTTCCAGCAGGAACGAAgacaagccccgcctcctgCTGCACTCCAGCCAATCACAKGCCAGCAACCATCTgggtttttctgcagcaggaagcagtCAGCCTGTTCAGGGGACAGAGTTTATTTCCCAGTCCTCGGTGCCCCGCCCCTTTctgatgccgccctgggcagcTGCCCATACAGCCACTGTTTGCATATGTTTCATTGTCTCAAACCCAACATGTCTGGAGGTTCTCAGCTCTCCAGGGTTTTACCTTCAGGATGGTTTAAaggaagccattttgttttaaacgttTAGAAACTTCCACTTCCTGTGGAAGCGGCTGGCGCTTCGAGGCGACATCGACCGCGACATTCATGAAACTTTGAGCTCAAACACGTAGATGTTCACCCTGNNNNNNNNNNNNNNNNNNNNNNNNNNNNNNNNNNNNNNNNNNNNNNNNNNNNNNNNNNNNNNNNNNNNNNNNNNNNNNNNNNNNNNNNNNNNNNNNNNNNNNNNNNNNNNNNNNNNNNNNNNNNNNNNNNNNNNNNNNNNNNNNNNNNNNNNNNNNNNNNNNNNNNNNNNNNNNNNNNNNNNNNNNNNNNNNNNNNNNNNNNNNNNNNNNNNNNNNNNNNNNNNNNNNNNNNNNNNNNNNNNNNNNNNNNNNNNNNNNNNNNNNNNNNNNNNNNNNNNNNNNNNNNNNNNNNNNNNNNNNNNNNNNNNNNNNNNNNNNNNNNNNNNNNNNNNNNNNNNNNNNNNNNNNNNNNNNNNNNNNNNNNNNNNNNNNNNNNNNNNNNNNNNNNNNNNNNNNNNNNNNNNNNNNNNNNNNNNNNNNNNNNNNNNNNNNNNNNNNNNNNNNNNNNNNNNNNNNNNNNNNNNNNNNNNNNNNNNNNNNNNNNNNNNNNNNNNNNNNNNNNNNNNNNNNNNNNNNNNNNNNNNNNNNNNNNNNNNNNNNNNNNNNNNNNAACTTcatatgaacatttaacaccggaagacattttaaaatccaaaacaaaaaaccgaaatcaataaaatgaatgatgaaGTGTGTGTAAATAAAAGGTTCATCAAGCCGAAGCGCCAGACTGAAAACTatcatccagctgctgcagaaagagaaaatcatgaaaatgtttccattcatCATGTGATTAACTGACTTACTGCGACTGGCCTACATAATGTGTTATCTCTGGCAGAGACCCACAGCATGACGGATMCTCCGCCATGCTTCCCCCAGAGCGGCGGTGGTGGCAGCCATGTTAGCGATGGTGTGACAGGAAGCGCATCTactggttgtcatggtgaccAGGTTTGGTCTCCAGCAGCGATGAGATTGTTAAWRATCTGACAAACTGATGGCTTTTCTAATGAAAATCCCTCCCTGCAGCTCACTAGGGGGCGCCAAAACGCCATTATCCAACACGACTCAGTTACCCGTCCGAGTTTCCACGGCAACAAACTGCCAGAGGTCACTGAGGTCAGGCTGCATCCATCATGACCTGACTGWACGGGTCGGCAGCTGGAGTACCACCGGGTCGGGTCGCTGGATCGAGGCTCCATATCCTCGCCCCACAGCATCACCCTCCCCTGCCGTGCTCCAGCTGCGTTTACCTTGAAGTTGCTGGAGTTGACCCAGGAACTGGCGATGGCGTCCACCATCTTGTCCAGCGCCGTCTGGTCCTGCTCCAGGTCGGGGGACTTGTCCCTGTCCAAGATGTAGTCGATGACTTCCTGTCCCACCTGCAGCCGCCGGCCCAGGTCCTTCTGCAGGACCTGCGCCAAGCAGCTCTCCATGCTGGGCTCCATCGGCTTGCCGGTTCCGATCGGACCGGGTCACGGACCCGATGAACAGCCGGTAGCTCACTCAAGAGGGACGGACGCAGCGGGGACCTGGGAGCGGCAGCAATGCAGCATGTGTGGACAGCAGCTGGGGGCGGCTGGTTCTGGCgggggtcgggtcgggtcgctGGATCAAGGATCCATGTCTTCTTCCTGCCACTGTCCAGCGTTGTMCTGGAGGGAAGAGACGAGGACCAGTTAGAGTGGGACCGTCTGGCACCGGGCCGAGTTCGGGTCGGTTAGAGATATGAAGGTCCAAAGTCGTTTCCAGAGACGTTCTGAGCCGCAGCTCTTATTCACATCAGATCAGTGAAAAGCATTTTAACCCAGAAACGCAGAGCGGACCTGGAGCCGGGTCTGGGCTCGGTACCGGGTCCGGGTCTCGGCTCGGTACCGGGTCCGGAGCCGGGTCTGGGCTCGGTACCGGTACCGGACCCGGNNNNNNNNNNNNNNNNNNNNNNNNNNNNNNNNNNNNNNNNNNNNNNNNNNNNNNNNNNNNNNNNNNNNNNNNNNNNNNNNNNNNNNNNNNNNNNNNNNNNNNNNNNNNNNNNNNNNNNNNNNNNNNNNNNNNNNNNNNNNNNNNNNNNNNNNNNNNNNNNNNNNNNNNNNNNNNNNNNNNNNNNNNNNNNNNNNNNNNNNNNNNNNNNNNNNNNNNNNNNNNNNNNNNNNNNNNNNNNNNNNNNNNNNNNNNNNNNNNNNNNNNNNNNNNNNNNNNNNNNNNNNNNNNNNNNNNNNNNNNNNNNNNNNNNNNNNNNNNNNNNNNNNNNNNNNNNNNNNNNNNNNNNNNNNNNNNNNNNNNNNNNNNNNNNNNNNNNNNNNNNNNNNNNNNNNNNNNNNNNNNNNNNNNNNNNNNNNNNNNNNNNNNNNNNNNNNNNNNNNNNNNNNNNNNNNNNNNNNNNNNNNNNNNNNNNNNNNNNNNNNNNNNNNNNNNNNNNNNNNNNNNNNNNNNNNNNNNNNNNNNNNNNNNNNNNNNNNNNNNNNNNNNNNNNNNNNNNNNNNNNNNNNNNNNNNNNNNNNNNNNNNNNNNNNNNNNNNNNNNNNNNNNNNNNNNNNNNNNNNNNNNNNNNNNNNNNNNNNNNNNNNNNNNNNNNNNNNNNNNNNNNNNNNNNNNNNNNNNNNNNNNNNNNNNNNNNNNNNNNNNNNNNNNNNNNNNNNNNNNNNNNNNNNNNNNNNNNNNNNNNNNNNNNNNNNNNNNNNNNNNNNNNNNNNNNNNNNNNNNNNNNNNNNNNN is from Poecilia reticulata strain Guanapo unplaced genomic scaffold, Guppy_female_1.0+MT scaffold_302, whole genome shotgun sequence and encodes:
- the LOC103460821 gene encoding CLIP-associating protein 1-like, whose amino-acid sequence is MEPSMESCLAQVLQKDLGRRLQVGQEVIDYILDRDKSPDLEQDQTALDKMVDAIASSWVNSSNFKVNLLGLDLLSALVTRLQDRFRTHIGTVLPSLMDRLGDARDQVREQDQVLLLKIMEQAASPQYVWDRMLGGFKHKNNRTREGVCLCLIATLNTSGAQGLTLSKIVPHICSLLGDPTAQVRDGAMSCLVEIYRHVGERVRLDLSKKGLPQSRLNVIFSRFDEVQRSGNMMPSSGSDKNFEDEESVDGGRSSSSSSSKAPPSGRRAVASSVRRPSSASSTKSTGKEAAAGAVDEDDFVKAFEDVPAVQVRPVLIGSMINPPTGPEIVSEMMEQFINNKKSFCCLKTICD